Sequence from the Nitrincola iocasae genome:
GGATGAACTGTCTTTGCATGCAAAGCCGTTCGCCCCCGCTTTAATCGCACGTTTAGCCACTTGAGGTTCATTGTGCATGCTAAGGACGAGAATACGCAACTCCGGGTAATAGATTCGTATGCGTTTGATCAGCGATTCACCACTTATGCCGGGCATACTCAGATCGAGCAGGACCAGGTCTATGCCGCCTTTACGAAGGTGTTCCAGAGCCTGTGCGCCGTTTGTAACGTCAGCGACCACGTCGATTCCCTCGACCAGTGAAAATAACTGCTTGAGGCCCTCGCGCATAAGTGTGTGGTCATCGATGATTAGTAAGCGGGTCATAGCTCACACACCTCTGAGCCTCCCTGATCAGGGAGATAGATGTGGATGCAAGTACCAGTACCGAGATCGCTATCTATCTCTAGTGTGCCGCCAAGGCTATTGATGCGCTCACGCATACCAATTAGGCCGAAATGTCCGGGGGGAATGTTGGTAGGGTCGAACCCTATACCATCATCACATATCTTCAGGAAATAAGTACCATCAGATTGCCTATTAAGATTTATCTGGACATGGCTGGCATCAGCATGACGGGCAGCGTTCGTTAGAGCTTCTTGAACACTGCGAAATAGCGTCATGGCACATAATTCATTAATATTATATAAAAAATATGGCAGTCTGAGCTGGCAAGTTACACCACTCAGTTGCTGAAATTCATCGGCTAGCCATTGCAGGGCTGGGATGATCCCCATGTCGAGCGCCGGTGGGCGAAGCTGGG
This genomic interval carries:
- a CDS encoding response regulator, giving the protein MTRLLIIDDHTLMREGLKQLFSLVEGIDVVADVTNGAQALEHLRKGGIDLVLLDLSMPGISGESLIKRIRIYYPELRILVLSMHNEPQVAKRAIKAGANGFACKDSSSDALLEAIHKVAAGGRYLEPLLAEKIAFETVGIDVPADHGVLSDREFQVLHLLAKGKSINTIADELHISNKTVSTHKARMMDKMGFTNTAELIRYAITNGLA